A single genomic interval of Pyrus communis chromosome 5, drPyrComm1.1, whole genome shotgun sequence harbors:
- the LOC137734882 gene encoding sorting nexin 2B-like, producing MMRQENHGDQEADLHASQDDMESLVLDEPPSSNGQSSPSASTSVDRHSATATPATSSQGFNSILEPPSYADAIFTSFDSSSSNGHDCPKPSSYQSESPTRSEFLKIWVTDPQKELELSNSLVPGGTSYYTYLITTRTNMPEYGGPGSEFTVRRRFKDVVTLADRLSESFRGFFIPIRPDKSVVDSQVMQIEQFVELRRVALAKYLNKLAVHPKIKKSEELRLFLVVKGKLPLTRSVDMASRMLDGAVRLPRQLTGEVTAVTDVNEAAQPAKGGRDLLRIFRELKQSVVNDWGGVKPTAVEDDKEFLERKEKVAEFEQQLSNLSQQAESLVKAQQDMGETMGELGLAFVKLTKLETEGAMFESQTIRANDMKNVATASVKASRLYRELNSQTVKHLDKLHEYLGVMLAVNSAFSDRSSALLTVQTLSSELVSLQSRIEKLEAAASKIFGGDRSRMRKIEELKETLKISEDAKSCAVREYERIKENNRSELERLDRERHEDFMGMLRGFVLNQAGYAEKMANAWEKLAEETGGYVKDGS from the exons atgatGAGGCAGGAAAACCACGGCGACCAGGAGGCCGATCTCCACGCATCCCAAGACGACATGGAATCTCTCGTCCTCGACGAGCCACCCTCATCCAACGGCCAATCCTCTCCCTCCGCGTCCACCTCCGTAGACCGCCACTCCGCCACCGCGACACCAGCCACCTCCTCGCAAGGCTTCAATTCCATCCTTGAACCCCCGTCTTACGCCGACGCCATCTTCACCTCGTTCGATTCCTCCTCATCCAACGGCCACGACTGCCCCAAGCCCTCCTCTTATCAATCGGAGTCTCCGACAAGATCCGAATTTCTCAAGATATGGGTCACGGACCCTCAGAAAGAGCTCGAGCTCTCCAATTCGCTTGTTCCCGGCGGGACCTCGTACTACACGTACCTGATCACCACCCGGACCAACATGCCCGAGTACGGCGGGCCCGGATCCGAGTTCACCGTCCGGAGGCGGTTCAAGGACGTGGTGACGCTGGCGGACCGGCTATCTGAATCGTTTCGCGGGTTCTTCATCCCGATCCGACCCGATAAGAGCGTGGTGGATAGCCAGGTGATGCAAATCGAGCAATTCGTGGAGCTGCGGAGGGTGGCATTGGCGAAGTACCTGAACAAGCTCGCGGTGCATCCGAAGATCAAGAAGAGCGAGGAGCTGAGGCTGTTTTTGGTGGTGAAGGGGAAGCTGCCGCTGACGAGGAGCGTGGACATGGCGTCGCGGATGCTTGACGGAGCAGTGAGGCTGCCGAGGCAGTTAACGGGCGAGGTGACGGCTGTGACGGATGTGAATGAGGCCGCGCAGCCTGCCAAGGGCGGCAGGGACTTGCTGAGGATCTTCAGGGAGCTGAAGCAGTCGGTGGTGAACGATTGGGGAGGCGTGAAGCCGACGGCTGTTGAGGATGATAAGGAGTTTTTggagaggaaggagaaggtggCGGAGTTTGAGCAGCAGCTTAGCAATTTGTCTCAGCAG GCTGAATCACTAGTAAAAGCTCAGCAGGACATGGGAGAGACTATGGGAGAATTGGGGTTGGCGTTTGTGAAGCTGACCAAGCTTGAGACGGAGGGAGCCATGTTCGAGTCTCAAACAATACGAGCCAATGACATGAAAAATGTGGCTACTGCTTCTGTTAAAGCTAGTCGATTGTACCGGGAGTTAAATTCGCAAACGGTCAAACATTTG GACAAACTTCATGAATATCTTGGAGTAATGCTAGCAGTCAATAGTGCATTTTCAGACAGATCAAGTGCTTTACTGACGGTTCAGACTCTTTCATCAGAATTAGTTTCGTTGCAGTCCAGGATTGAGAAGCTTGAAGCTGCTGCATCCAAAATATTTGGTGGTGACAGGTCCAGGATGCGGAAAATAGAGGAGCTTAAAGAAACTTTAAAAATTAGCGAGGATGCTAAATCTTGTGCGGTCAGAGAGTATGAACGAATCAAG GAAAATAACAGGAGTGAGCTCGAAAGGCTCGACAGAGAGAGGCACGAGGACTTCATGGGCATGCTACGAGGGTTTGTTCTTAACCAG GCAGGATATGCGGAAAAGATGGCGAATGCTTGGGAGAAGCTTGCGGAAGAAACAGGCGGGTATGTTAAAGATGGCAGCTGA
- the LOC137735490 gene encoding probable leucine-rich repeat receptor-like protein kinase IMK3 produces MDSKGQNFPAFSDYPSQNWSRISHKKKEKWKFLPLQPKLAHFLLFLHLLLSFCHPARPEIWDGVIVTAADYQSLQAIKHELDDPKGFLRSWNDSGYGACSGGWAGIKCAQGQVIVLQLPWRGLGGRISEKIGLLQALRKLSLHDNQIEGPIPQSLGYLPSLRGVQLFNNKLSGSIPISLGFSPLLQTLDLSNNLLIDKIPGSIFNSTKLYRLNLSFNSLSGSIPGSISRSHSLTFLAFHHNNLSGSMPSSLGQLNELQELELGNNQFNGAIPNEIGRLSRVRMLDFSNNAINGSLPSSFSNLSSLIQLNLEGNNIEREIPESLGSLKNLSVLNLRKNKLQGPIPAALGNISTLTRLDLSLNNVSGEIPDSLAGLSHLVFLNVSYNNLSGAVPATLSQKFNSSSFVGNVQLCGYSASTPCPSKAPSQSVPAPGPETAKRRRRLGTKDKILIAAGVLLLVLFVLCCILLCCLIRKRAASKGKDGTGAARAGAARTEKGVSAIGGEAESGGDAGGKLVHFDGPTAFTADDLLCATAEIMGKSTFGTVYKATLEDGSEVAVKRLREKITKSQREFETEVNVLGKIRHPNLLALRAYYLGPKGEKLLVFDYMPRGSLAAFLHARGPDTSIDWPTRMGIAKGTARGLSYLHANENIIHGNLTSSNILLDEQTNAKISDYGLSRLMTAAANSNVIATAGALGYRAPELSKLKKANTKTDVYSLGVIILELLTGKSPGEPMNGLDLPQWVASIVKEEWTNEVFDLELMRDASIIGDELLNTLKLALHCVDPSPSARPEVQQVLQQLEEIRPETAASSGDDGAEAPSASDE; encoded by the exons ATGGACAGCAAAGGTCAGAACTTTCCCGCATTTTCCGACTACCCATCTCAAAATTGGAGCCGGATTTCCcacaagaagaaggaaaaatggAAGTTTCTTCCTCTCCAACCCAAATTGGCCCACTTCCTCCTCTTTCTCCACCTCCTCCTCTCCTTCTGCCACCCGGCCAGGCCCGAAATCTGGGACGGCGTCATTGTCACGGCGGCGGACTACCAATCCCTCCAAGCAATCAAGCACGAGCTCGACGACCCAAAGGGGTTCTTAAGGAGCTGGAACGACAGCGGTTACGGAGCCTGCTCCGGCGGATGGGCCGGAATCAAGTGCGCTCAGGGGCAGGTGATTGTGCTTCAGCTTCCCTGGAGGGGGTTAGGTGGCAGAATCTCCGAGAAAATCGGACTGCTCCAGGCGCTGAGGAAGCTGAGCCTCCATGACAACCAGATTGAAGGGCCAATCCCTCAAtctttagggtaccttccaagcCTCAGAGGAGTTCAATTATTTAACAATAAGCTTTCGGGTTCAATCCCAATTTCTTTAGGGTTTAGTCCTCTGCTCCAAACCCTTGATCTTAGCAACAATTTGCTCATTGATAAAATCCCAGGCAGCATTTTTAACTCCACCAAACTTTATAGGCTCAATCTGAGCTTCAATTCGCTTTCGGGTTCTATCCCGGGTAGTATCTCCCGCTCACATTCCCTCACATTCCTTGCTTTCCACCACAACAATTTATCCGGCTCAATGCCGAGCTCTTTAGGCCAGTTGAATGAGCTTCAAGAGCTTGAGCTTGGAAATAACCAGTTCAATGGAGCTATACCGAATGAAATAGGGCGGCTTTCGAGAGTTAGAATGTTAGATTTTTCCAACAATGCCATCAATGGAAGCTTGCCTTCTAGCTTCTCCAATCTCTCCTCGCTAATCCAGCTGAATTTAGAAGGAAACAACATCGAACGCGAAATCCCGGAAAGTCTTGGAAGTTTGAAAAACCTTTCTGTTCTTAACTTGAGGAAGAACAAATTGCAGGGTCCAATTCCTGCAGCTCTTGGCAACATTTCGACGCTTACCCGCCTCGATTTGTCGCTGAATAATGTCAGTGGTGAAATTCCAGATTCTCTTGCTGGTTTATCACATCTTGTTTTCCTCAATGTTTCTTACAACAACCTCTCTGGTGCTGTCCCCGCTACTCTCTCCCAGAAGTTCAATTCGAGCTCCTTCGTCGGGAATGTTCAGCTGTGCGGGTACAGTGCTTCAACTCCATGCCCTTCCAAGGCACCGTCTCAGAGTGTCCCGGCTCCAGGCCCGGAGACTGCGAAGCGCCGCCGCAGACTTGGTACCAAAGACAAAATTCTTATAGCAGCAGGAGTTCTTTTGTTAGTGTTGTTTGTACTCTGTTGCATTCTGCTCTGCTGTTTGATAAGAAAAAGAGCTGCATCGAAAGGCAAGGATGGCACAGGCGCAGCAAGGGCTGGAGCTGCGAGGACCGAAAAGGGTGTTTCGGCCATTGGGGGAGAAGCTGAATCCGGAGGAGATGCTGGAGGAAAACTGGTACATTTTGACGGGCCAACGGCTTTCACAGCGGATGATCTTTTGTGCGCAACGGCAGAGATTATGGGGAAAAGCACTTTTGGGACTGTGTACAAGGCGACATTGGAGGATGGGAGTGAAGTTGCAGtgaagagattgagagagaagaTTACGAAAAGCCAGAGGGAATTCGAGACAGAAGTGAATGTGCTTGGGAAAATCAGGCACCCGAATCTTCTGGCTCTGAGGGCTTATTACTTGGGACCTAAGGGAGAAAAGCTTCTGGTTTTCGATTACATGCCGAGAGGGAGTCTTGCAGCATTTCTCCATG CTCGAGGACCGGATACTTCGATTGATTGGCCAACAAGAATGGGAATAGCAAAGGGCACGGCAAGAGGTCTCTCCTACCTCCACGCCAATGAGAACATTATCCATGGCAACCTCACATCCAGCAACATCCTACTTGATGAGCAGACGAATGCCAAGATCTCAGATTACGGCCTCTCCCGCCTCATGACGGCCGCTGCCAATTCCAACGTGATTGCAACCGCCGGAGCACTAGGGTACCGAGCCCCGGAGCTCTCAAAGCTCAAGAAGGCCAACACGAAAACTGATGTTTACAGCCTTGGGGTGATCATATTGGAACTCCTAACAGGGAAGTCTCCTGGAGAGCCGATGAACGGTTTGGATTTGCCTCAGTGGGTTGCTTCCATTGTGAAGGAGGAGTGGACCAACGAAGTTTTCGACTTGGAACTGATGAGGGACGCGTCTATCATCGGTGACGAGCTGCTAAACACACTGAAACTAGCTCTGCATTGTGTTGATCCTTCGCCATCAGCAAGGCCAGAAGTTCAACAGGTTCTGCAGCAGCTAGAAGAGATCAGACCCGAAACAGCCGCCAGTTCCGGCGACGACGGAGCTGAAGCCCCTTCAGCAAGTGATGAGTGA
- the LOC137735206 gene encoding PRA1 family protein B1-like, whose protein sequence is MASPATLPISNAQMTVGAQSQPPIATPAFRAFISRLSSSVRNGFSQRRPWYELVDRSALARPDSLTDAYSRIRKNFTYFRVNYVSLLTLVLALSLLTHPFSLIVLLSLLGAWAFLYLFRASDQPLVIRGRTFSDAETLIGLAVLTVVVIFMSSVGSLLISGLLIGFAIVCAHGAFRVPDDLFLDDQEPANAGFLSFLGGATSSAAAVPGRV, encoded by the coding sequence ATGGCCTCCCCAGCGACGCTTCCGATCTCCAACGCCCAAATGACCGTCGGTGCCCAGTCACAGCCTCCGATCGCCACCCCCGCCTTCCGCGCGTTCATCTCACGCCTATCCTCCTCCGTCCGCAACGGCTTCTCGCAGCGCCGCCCCTGGTACGAGCTCGTGGACCGGAGCGCCTTGGCCCGACCCGACTCCCTCACCGATGCCTACTCCCGGATCCGCAAGAATTTCACCTACTTCCGCGTCAATTACGTGTCCCTACTCACCCTCGTACTCgccctctctctcctcacccATCCTTTCTCCCTCATCGTCCTACTCTCGCTCCTTGGCGCGTGGGCTTTCCTCTACCTGTTTCGAGCGTCCGATCAGCCCCTCGTCATACGCGGCCGCACTTTCTCCGACGCCGAAACCCTCATCGGACTCGCCGTGTTGACCGTGGTCGTCATCTTCATGTCCAGCGTCGGCTCGCTCCTGATCTCGGGTTTGTTGATCGGATTCGCCATTGTTTGCGCGCACGGGGCGTTTAGGGTTCCGGATGACCTGTTTCTCGACGATCAAGAGCCCGCCAACGCCGGATTTCTCTCGTTCCTTGGTGGCGCTACCTCCTCCGCCGCTGCCGTCCCTGGACGTGTCTAA
- the LOC137734040 gene encoding uncharacterized protein isoform X2 produces MESSAAVRSFNCSVGTVSHVGSLLDKRGMLPVYNTRRPTPSRSYFQGLMVSEKFIYSSQKRKGVLVSCVKTSEAAKTENSTDSKPQRSSEKAAHPTIFPSGFEALMLEVCDETEVAELKLKVGDFEMHLKRNIAVTSSPVPSILPATPPPVPSKPMDSTPAPPPASTPKSSEKTTPFTNVSVDKLSRLAALEASGAKGYDLVSSPTVGSFRRGRTVKGKKQPPIFKEGDLIKKGQVIGYVDQFGTELPVKTDVGGEVLKLLFNDGEAVGFGDPLIAVLPSFAGIQ; encoded by the exons ATGGAGTCCTCCGCCGCTGTCCGATCCTTCAACT GTTCTGTAGGCACGGTTTCCCATGTCGGTTCCTTGCTTGACAAGCGTGGTATGTTGCCTGTGTACAATACCAGAAGGCCCACTCCAAGTAGATCATATTTCCAAGGCTTGATGGTTAGTGAGAAGTTCATTTATTCTTCACAAAAGCGAAAGGGAGTGCTAGTATCATGTGTGAAGACATCTGAAGCTGCTAAGACTGAAAATTCCACCG ATAGTAAACCACAACGCTCATCAGAGAAAGCTGCCCATCCCACAATTTTTCCTAGTGGATTCGAG GCACTGATGCTAGAAGTCTGTGATGAGACAGAGGTTGCTGAACTGAAACTTAAG GTTGGAGACTTTGAAATGCATTTGAAGCGGAATATTGCAGTCACCAGTTCTCCAGTGCCTAGCATCTTGCCAGCAACACCACCACCTGTTCCATCTAAACCTATGGATTCAACTCCTGCTCCCCCTCCAGCATCAACACCAAAATCTTCTGAAAAAACCACTCCATTTACAAATGTATCTGTAGACAAGTTATCAAGGTTAGCAGCCTTGGAGGCTTCTGGTGCTAAGGGATATGATCTGGTTTCTTCTCCTACG GTTGGTTCATTCCGCAGGGGAAGAACGGTGAAAGGAAAGAAGCAACCTCCCATCTTTAAAGAG GGtgatttgataaaaaaaggACAGGTAATCGGATATGTGGATCAGTTTGGCACCGAACTTCCTGTGAAG ACTGATGTGGGTGGAGAAGTTTTGAAGCTTCTCTTCAACGACGGAG AAGCAGTTGGTTTCGGAGACCCCCTTATCGCTGTCTTGCCCTCATTTGCCGGTATCCAGTGA
- the LOC137734040 gene encoding uncharacterized protein isoform X1, translated as MESSAAVRSFNCSVGTVSHVGSLLDKRGMLPVYNTRRPTPSRSYFQGLMVSEKFIYSSQKRKGVLVSCVKTSEAAKTENSTVSADSKPQRSSEKAAHPTIFPSGFEALMLEVCDETEVAELKLKVGDFEMHLKRNIAVTSSPVPSILPATPPPVPSKPMDSTPAPPPASTPKSSEKTTPFTNVSVDKLSRLAALEASGAKGYDLVSSPTVGSFRRGRTVKGKKQPPIFKEGDLIKKGQVIGYVDQFGTELPVKTDVGGEVLKLLFNDGEAVGFGDPLIAVLPSFAGIQ; from the exons ATGGAGTCCTCCGCCGCTGTCCGATCCTTCAACT GTTCTGTAGGCACGGTTTCCCATGTCGGTTCCTTGCTTGACAAGCGTGGTATGTTGCCTGTGTACAATACCAGAAGGCCCACTCCAAGTAGATCATATTTCCAAGGCTTGATGGTTAGTGAGAAGTTCATTTATTCTTCACAAAAGCGAAAGGGAGTGCTAGTATCATGTGTGAAGACATCTGAAGCTGCTAAGACTGAAAATTCCACCG TTTCAGCAGATAGTAAACCACAACGCTCATCAGAGAAAGCTGCCCATCCCACAATTTTTCCTAGTGGATTCGAG GCACTGATGCTAGAAGTCTGTGATGAGACAGAGGTTGCTGAACTGAAACTTAAG GTTGGAGACTTTGAAATGCATTTGAAGCGGAATATTGCAGTCACCAGTTCTCCAGTGCCTAGCATCTTGCCAGCAACACCACCACCTGTTCCATCTAAACCTATGGATTCAACTCCTGCTCCCCCTCCAGCATCAACACCAAAATCTTCTGAAAAAACCACTCCATTTACAAATGTATCTGTAGACAAGTTATCAAGGTTAGCAGCCTTGGAGGCTTCTGGTGCTAAGGGATATGATCTGGTTTCTTCTCCTACG GTTGGTTCATTCCGCAGGGGAAGAACGGTGAAAGGAAAGAAGCAACCTCCCATCTTTAAAGAG GGtgatttgataaaaaaaggACAGGTAATCGGATATGTGGATCAGTTTGGCACCGAACTTCCTGTGAAG ACTGATGTGGGTGGAGAAGTTTTGAAGCTTCTCTTCAACGACGGAG AAGCAGTTGGTTTCGGAGACCCCCTTATCGCTGTCTTGCCCTCATTTGCCGGTATCCAGTGA
- the LOC137733347 gene encoding cation/H(+) antiporter 15-like yields MGLEMNALVGDIEQAIDNVTLVCQNPHSSITSRGLFRHENPLASSTSLLLVQLSIITLVSQLINLCFKPLGQSTLVSQMFGGVIFGPSLLGHKKQIADTIFPIKSANVFETIATFGLMFFLFSSGVKLNAGRTIRPERRAVSIALSMFFFTLALPLCLTMMMRKYVAMDETLRSALPTITASQVISSSPVVGCLLTELRLMNTDLGRLALSVTMFSDVMGISMVGVAMAILGNKTKTALVPALEIITLLAFILSIIYLFRPAILWMLNRIEEGKSVKESYTITIFVFVLVCGFLSELISQHYLLGPLVLGYVVPAGPPLGSALVMKLEILATGLFYPSYLANSGLRTNIFRVNPRSTWIMGVLVLFSALVKVGAVMLPATYFDVPTHDAFVLGIVLNAKGITELVMYNIWKQGKVLTDQEFALSVFSVIVMTAIVTPLIKFLYDPSKKYAALKRSTIQHLKRESELRILACIHNQDSVPTLINVLEVTNATEANPVAVIGLVLTELVGQTNPILVAHQPRDNFNNNTAMSCHIVKALRQYEQHSQGRASLQAFTSISQYITMHDDVCRIAMEKRVNLVILPFHKQWAVDGNIGTVNRALQSMNMNVLEMAPCSVGILIDRGLLGGSVSVLTSQYTFHVAVIFIGGADDAEALAYGARMARHPSVDLTVARFLLFGDENSKDRKRESDLVEEYRLANADNERFVVVEEVVRDGARLSAVIKSMVDCFDLMLVGMHHQDSPLLSGLGEWSECPELGIIGDMLASPDFQCSLSVLVLQQQRIGGKPVNRNQAVDKEPLIHDAPPEETLRGSWTITVSENGRK; encoded by the exons ATGGGCTTAGAAATGAATGCATTGGTTGGAGACATCGAGCAGGCCATAGACAATGTGACTTTGGTGTGCCAAAATCCGCACAGCAGCATTACTTCCCGCGGACTATTTCGCCACGAGAACCCTCTCGCTTCCTCCACATCTCTTCTTCTGGTGCAGTTATCCATCATCACCCTTGTTTCCCAGTTGATCAATCTCTGCTTCAAACCCCTGGGACAGTCCACCCTCGTTTCTCAGATGTTT GGCGGTGTAATATTCGGGCCATCACTTCTGGGGCACAAAAAGCAAATCGCAGACACCATCTTCCCGATAAAAAGCGCTAATGTGTTTGAAACAATTGCAACATTCGGCCTCATGTTCTTCCTTTTTTCATCGGGAGTGAAGCTGAATGCAGGCAGAACGATAAGGCCTGAACGAAGAGCAGTTTCCATTGCACTTTCGATGTTCTTCTTCACCTTGGCACTCCCCTTATGCCTAACCATGATGATGAGAAAATATGTCGCGATGGACGAGACCCTTAGGTCGGCTCTCCCAACTATAACTGCATCACAGGTTATATCGAGTTCCCCTGTGGTTGGTTGTTTACTAACTGAGCTCAGGCTAATGAACACGGACCTTGGCCGCCTGGCCCTCTCTGTAACAATGTTTTCCGATGTTATGGGCATCAGTATGGTTGGGGTGGCCATGGCGATTTTGGGTAACAAGACGAAAACTGCGTTAGTTCCAGCCTTGGAAATAATAACATTGTTAGCTTTTATTCTTTCGATTATATACTTGTTCAGGCCAGCAATTCTATGGATGCTCAACCGTATAGAGGAAGGGAAATCTGTCAAGGAGTCGTATACCATTACCATTTTCGTGTTTGTTCTTGTGTGTGGATTTCTCAGTGAGCTCATAAGCCAGCATTACTTGCTGGGACCTCTAGTGCTTGGGTACGTCGTGCCTGCAGGACCGCCTTTGGGATCTGCATTGGTGATGAAGTTGGAAATTTTGGCTACAGGATTGTTCTACCCTAGCTACCTTGCCAATAGCGGGCTGAGGACGAACATCTTCAGGGTTAATCCTCGGTCTACATGGATTATGGGGGTTCTCGTTCTCTTTTCTGCCCTGGTAAAGGTAGGAGCAGTAATGTTACCGGCCACCTATTTTGATGTGCCTACGCATGACGCTTTTGTGCTCGGCATTGTCCTTAACGCCAAAGGCATCACTGAGCTTGTTATGTACAACATTTGGAAGCAAGGCAAG GTTCTGACTGATCAAGAATTCGCGCTGTCTGTGTTCTCAGTGATAGTGATGACAGCAATTGTAACACCTTTGATAAAGTTCTTGTATGATCCTTCAAAGAAATACGCAGCACTGAAAAGAAGTACCATCCAGCATTTGAAGCGCGAGTCAGAGCTCCGAATCCTGGCCTGTATTCACAACCAGGACAGTGTTCCCACTCTCATAAACGTCCTGGAAGTAACAAATGCTACAGAAGCGAACCCTGTTGCAGTCATAGGCCTCGTCCTCACCGAGCTTGTGGGGCAAACCAACCCTATTCTTGTGGCACACCAACCCCGTGACAACTTTAACAACAACACAGCCATGTCCTGCCATATCGTCAAAGCGCTGAGGCAGTACGAGCAGCATAGCCAAGGGCGTGCCTCCCTCCAAGCATTCACTTCCATCTCACAGTATATAACAATGCATGATGATGTTTGCCGCATAGCAATGGAGAAGAGGGTTAACCTGGTGATCCTGCCGTTTCACAAGCAATGGGCAGTAGATGGCAACATTGGGACAGTGAACCGAGCTCTCCAGTCCATGAACATGAACGTCCTCGAAATGGCGCCTTGCTCTGTTGGAATTCTCATTGATCGGGGACTGCTAGGAGGGTCGGTATCAGTTCTAACCAGCCAGTATACATTCCATGTTGCTGTGATCTTCATTGGTGGTGCAGACGACGCAGAGGCACTAGCCTATGGCGCTCGCATGGCAAGACATCCGAGCGTGGACTTAACAGTTGCCCGGTTCCTCCTCTTTGGTGACGAAAACAGCAAAGACCGGAAGCGGGAAAGTGACCTGGTTGAGGAATACCGGCTAGCTAATGCAGACAATGAGCGGTTTGTTGTGGTGGAAGAGGTGGTAAGAGACGGAGCAAGATTGTCTGCTGTTATCAAATCAATGGTGGATTGTTTTGATTTGATGTTGGTAGGCATGCACCACCAGGACTCCCCGCTTCTTTCGGGGCTCGGTGAGTGGAGTGAGTGCCCGGAGCTCGGAATCATCGGGGATATGCTTGCTTCCCCGGACTTCCAGTGCTCACTTTCTGTGCTAGTGCTGCAGCAGCAGAGAATAGGAGGGAAACCGGTTAATCGGAATCAAGCAGTTGACAAAGAACCGCTAATTCACGATGCACCACCTGAGGAAACACTCAGAGGATCCTGGACGATTACAGTTAGCGAAAATGGTAGGAAATAG
- the LOC137735311 gene encoding protein EARLY RESPONSIVE TO DEHYDRATION 15-like, producing the protein MDVISRTTTMSSNLNPNAPMFVPLAYRTVEDFSAEWWALVQSSPWFQDYWLQERFQDPQNDPSFSDIHDPALLSDVDALFDDVENIHYSPNTQTAEEEEKDLNKELVSLGLLKWRKGRPVAEAPRYIEKAPKIVNVKVSPRAIQQPR; encoded by the exons ATGGACGTCATTTCCAGGACCACGACGATGTCTTCGAATCTGAATCCCAACGCTCCGATGTTCGTGCCGCTGGCATATCGGACGGTGGAGGACTTCTCCGCCGAGTGGTGGGCCCTGGTCCAGTCCTCCCCTTGGTTCCAAGACTACTGGCTCCAGGAGCGCTTCCAAGATCCCCAAAACGACCCCTCATTTTCCGATATTCACGATCCTGCCCTCCTCTCCGATGTCGATGCCCTCTTCGACGACGTTGAGAACATCCATTACTCCCCCAACACTCAGA CggcggaggaggaagagaaggacttgaaCAAAGAGCTGGTTTCGTTGGGATTGCTGAAATGGCGGAAGGGCCGACCCGTGGCGGAGGCGCCGAGGTACATCGAAAAGGCGCCGAAGATTGTGAACGTGAAAGTGAGTCCCAGGGCGATTCAGCAGCCGAGGTAG